The sequence CAATTCGACGAGTATTTCTTACGTTTTCGCCACCCGGACCCCACTCCGGTGGCCATTTCCCGCATTACAGGCGCACCTCTCCTGCATTCGTCAGTAAATGTCGGCGCGCCATCCACAGGTTCGACAGAGCGAACAGTGTCACCAGTTGCGCCGTGTTTTTGGCCAAGCCGCGAAAGCGCACCTTGGTGTAACCGAACTGGCGCTTGATTACCCGGAACGGATGCTCGACCTTGGCGCGCACCTGAGCCTTGGCCTTTTCAATCTTGCGCTTGGCTTTGTACAGCACGCTGCGCTTATCGAGTTTTTTGTAGGTGCTGCGGCGTGCCGCCACCTGCCAGATAACTTCACGTCCTTCATGCTCGGGCCGCTTTTCGACACCGGTGTAGCCTGCATCGGCGCAGACCACGTTTTCGTCGCCATGCAGCAATTTGTCCACCTGGGTGACATCCGCCACATTGGCCGCCGTGCCCACTACGCTGTGCACCAGACCCGATTCGTCATCGGCGCCGATGTGGGCCTTCATGCCAAAATAATACTGGTTTCCCTTCTTGGTCTGGTGCATTTCCGGGTCGCGCTTGCCGTCCTTGTTCTTGGTCGAACTGGGCGCATTGATCAGCGTTGCATCGACGATGGTGCCCTGGCGCAGCGACAGGCCGCGGTCGCCCAGATAGCCATTGATGACAGCGAGGATGCCGGCCGCCAGCTCGTGTTTCTCCAGCAAGCGGCGGAAGTTGAGAATGGTGGTTTCGTCGGGGATGCGCTCCAGGTTCAGCCCGGCAAACTGGCGCAGGATCGTGGTTTCGTACAGCGCTTCCTCCATCGCTGGATCGCTGTAGCCGAACCAGTTCTGCAGCAGATGCACACGCAGCATCGCCATCAACGGGTAGGCCGGACGGCCACCTTCACCTTTCGGATAATGTGGCTCGATCAAAGCAATCAAGCCCTTCCACGGCACCACCCGATCCATCTCGATCAGGAACAACTCCTTGCGGGTTTGCTTGCGCTTGCCAGCGTACTCGGCGTCGGCGAAGGTCATCTGCTTCATCGGGAAACTCGGTGGGTGGGGTCGCGGTATTTTGCCAAATCAGAAAGTCTTTTTCAGAGTTTCCTTAGGGGCCGCAGTTAATGAAAATTTCTACACTGGCGCTGTCGATCACCGCCGCCGTTCTTGCACAACAGGCATACGCCGATGATTTTGGACTCGGTTCCCTGGGAACCGGCAATGGTCATAGCGGCTTTCTCGAAGACAGCCATGCGTCCGTCAGTTCGCGGACCATGTACTACAGCGCGGATAACCGCTCGGGGACCAACAACGATCTGCGCGAAGCCGCGACAGCGCTGCGCTTTGACTACAAATCCGGTTTCA is a genomic window of Vitreimonas flagellata containing:
- a CDS encoding OprD family outer membrane porin yields the protein MKISTLALSITAAVLAQQAYADDFGLGSLGTGNGHSGFLEDSHASVSSRTMYYSADNRSGTNNDLREAATALRFDYKSGFTQGTVGVGFDVMAFGALRLDGGDGHTAGAGLSGNGNSFFPTKNNGTEPADSFG
- a CDS encoding IS5-like element IS1384 family transposase: MKQMTFADAEYAGKRKQTRKELFLIEMDRVVPWKGLIALIEPHYPKGEGGRPAYPLMAMLRVHLLQNWFGYSDPAMEEALYETTILRQFAGLNLERIPDETTILNFRRLLEKHELAAGILAVINGYLGDRGLSLRQGTIVDATLINAPSSTKNKDGKRDPEMHQTKKGNQYYFGMKAHIGADDESGLVHSVVGTAANVADVTQVDKLLHGDENVVCADAGYTGVEKRPEHEGREVIWQVAARRSTYKKLDKRSVLYKAKRKIEKAKAQVRAKVEHPFRVIKRQFGYTKVRFRGLAKNTAQLVTLFALSNLWMARRHLLTNAGEVRL